One region of Seriola aureovittata isolate HTS-2021-v1 ecotype China chromosome 15, ASM2101889v1, whole genome shotgun sequence genomic DNA includes:
- the rab38c gene encoding ras-related protein Rab-32: protein MQQELLFKVLVIGDLGVGKTSIIKRYVHQIFSQHYRATIGVDFALKVLQWNNDTVIRLQLWDIAGQERYGNMTRVYYREAVGALVVFDVTRASTFDAVLKWKDDLDSKVTLNHGRPVPSVLLANKSDQLGSQQPKLDSFCRENGFVGWFETSAKENTNIEEAARCLVEHILNNEESPVAERDPGSLVLSGYSNTAKDHLNCSSCVKW, encoded by the exons atgCAGCAGGAGCTTTTATTTAAAGTCCTGGTCATCGGGGACTTGGGAGTCGGAAAAACGTCCATCATCAAGCGGTACGTCCATCAGATCTTCTCCCAGCACTACAGAGCCACCATCGGGGTGGACTTCGCCCTGAAGGTGCTGCAGTGGAACAATGACACTGTGATCCGGCTACAGCTGTGGGACATAGCAG GACAGGAGCGGTATGGGAACATGACTCGTGTCTATTACCGGGAGGCGGTGGGAGCACTGGTGGTGTTTGACGTGACAAGGGCCTCCACGTTCGATGCCGTGCTGAAGTGGAAGGATGACCTGGACTCCAAG GTGACTCTGAACCATGGCAGGCCAGTTCCATCTGTACTCTTGGCCAACAAGTCAGACCAGCTGGGTTCTCAGCAGCCAAAACTCGACTCCTTCTGCAGGGAGAACGGCTTTGTTGGCTGGTTCGAGACCTCTGCAAAA gAGAACACAAACATCGAGGAGGCAGCACGCTGCTTGGTAGAGCACATCCTGAACAATGAGGAGAGCCCGGTGGCAGAACGAGACCCCGGCTCCCTCGTCCTGTCTGGATACTCTAACACCGCAAAGGATCATCTCAACTGCTCGTCATGCGTGAAATGGTGA